In Lycium ferocissimum isolate CSIRO_LF1 chromosome 7, AGI_CSIRO_Lferr_CH_V1, whole genome shotgun sequence, the sequence TCAGATAGTAAAATCTAGAATATTAAGAAGTGATCAACACTTTGAATCTGGACGTCTATTTAGTTATGGTCCAAACTTTTAGATGGCTAATTTAGGGGCTCAATGGCATTCCACTTCAATAGAAGCCTGCGGTCAAAGATTTTTCTATAGCTGTCACGCAGTCTTCAACAAAATTAAATGTACACTACAAAAGTTTGCTAGTACTATTTTCaattaaacaaaagaaaaagaagggtcCCCATCATTGCCTAAATGACAAGAGTATGGCATAATGGCTCAGTTTTCTTGTGGAATGAAGCATGGCTAGCACcaatttatgtttttatgaaaaAAGTAAAGAAATGCCAGAGTATGCTCCTGTGAAATTTGTCTTATAGTATTAAGTAGGCACATGGGGGTATTGGAGAGATAGAAAACTACATGCATAAAGCAACTTGCCAGCAAATCATTCAAGCATAAGATCTTTGTACTACTAATAACTCCAAGAATAGAGGGTGCACAATGAGCAATGATATCTAGTCGAATCTCTTtataagaaagaacaagaaaaaggggtAGCAAAACTCTTATTCAATTCTCTATACACAATTCTTAGATTCTGAAAAGACAAATATGGCATCATTGTGTATTCACAATAGATTTTCTCTGTTCTTGAATGTTACTCTCGGTTCATGCTAATATAATTATATAACCCGAGACCAACTAAAAACAAGAAGAACGGAGAgctatgtatataatatatatgattaATTCCATTCTCCGAACCAGTTTAACAGATAACACATGAATTAGGATTCTCTTCCATGCTGTGGTGATAGTATGTTTGCACCGGAGGAGGATTATATGGCCTGTAGGGCATAGCCTGCATATGAGGAGGAGGAGGATAATATGGCCGATAGGGTGGTACCATGCCAACCACAGCTTGATAAGGTTGATGTTGTGGGAACGGTATTGGCATGTGCACCGGCATTGGCTGTGGTTCTGCCTTCTTCTCATCCTTTTTGGGCTCGTCTTTCTTATTTTCGTCcttcttaccttcttcttcctttttacCCTCCTCTTTTTTGCCCTCGCCCTCCTTCGGagcatcttctttctttccctcgCCCTCCTTCTTAGCCTCTTCCTTCTTGCCCTCTTCTTTCTTCGGTTCCTCTTTCTTCTCTGGCTCTTTGGCCGGTCCTACTGAGATTATGTGCGCTGGCCAAAATTTCCGTAGTTTGCTCACTACGCTTACTGGATCAACTGTCCCAATGATGGTTAATTTCTTCGCTTTCATATCCATTGAAATTTCATCAATTCCTGCAAGATCTCATCATAACATCCACCGGTTAATCTCATTTTGCAGCTTCGAGATATCACATCAAATAGCTCTTGTACAAAAGAGATAAGGGACTTTACTAACTGAATTTTGCTTTTATACAAAATAAACATTGGGAACAACTTTGCCACCAGATCTCGACTGTTACTACAGTACCATCGCATTTTCTTCATGATTTGGTTACTTCTATTAGTCTATAGCAAATCATTTCCCTCCAAAGAGCATTAGGCCAttataacaaattaaattgaCCAACTACTGAAAATACTGAAGCAACTGAAGCTGATAGAACAACTACTCATGGCATGATTTCTTAGGACCATATTAGGTAGGGCTTTCGTAATCGTCACCAAACTAAAAGCAACTTTAACAAGTACAAAAAAAGAATCAAGTTTGGCATGCATAACTAGAATCCCAAACTGTAATAACCACGCATTCAGCACTTATCTTTccaaaggaagaaaatggaggTTGAAATGGAGGACAGCTCACATATGCAGGGGACCCACTTGACATGGCGCCACATCAGAATGGTCCAATGAAAAAATTGACtcatctttttctttccaactaGTTGAAAGTAGAATCCAACTCGGGGACTAATGATAATGAATGACTTAGTACCTAATCCAAGTACCATCTTCGATATTGGATCCTCCTAATCCTTCGACAATGAGTCACCACCAACTCAATTGGTTACCcaaattaaatttttccctttttgctaAACACATACATGCTCATATCAAAgaattacttatatatatacagagagattaaaaaaatcaacaaagagGTGTCAGATGACACTACTTGATGCTCTCTCCGATTCAATTTGTTTGTGttactttcatttccattttatttcgtttaaaaaagaatatccTTTTGCTTTTTTCGGCAATTCTTTATTCTAACTTTTCACATGGCATGTTTGACCACAAGATTATAGGATATTTGATACATTTCAcgtatctttaa encodes:
- the LOC132063859 gene encoding heavy metal-associated isoprenylated plant protein 39 isoform X2, with product MQKFILNLEVHDVRDKRKALKTVSALPGIDEISMDMKAKKLTIIGTVDPVSVVSKLRKFWPAHIISVGPAKEPEKKEEPKKEEGKKEEAKKEGEGKKEDAPKEGEGKKEEGKKEEEGKKDENKKDEPKKDEKKAEPQPMPVHMPIPFPQHQPYQAVVGMVPPYRPYYPPPPHMQAMPYRPYNPPPVQTYYHHSMEENPNSCVIC
- the LOC132063859 gene encoding heavy metal-associated isoprenylated plant protein 39 isoform X1 codes for the protein MKKFILNLEVHDVRDKRKALKTVSALPGIDEISMDMKAKKLTIIGTVDPVSVVSKLRKFWPAHIISVGPAKEPEKKEEPKKEEGKKEEAKKEGEGKKEDAPKEGEGKKEEGKKEEEGKKDENKKDEPKKDEKKAEPQPMPVHMPIPFPQHQPYQAVVGMVPPYRPYYPPPPHMQAMPYRPYNPPPVQTYYHHSMEENPNSCVIC